In the genome of Populus trichocarpa isolate Nisqually-1 chromosome 10, P.trichocarpa_v4.1, whole genome shotgun sequence, the window TTTAGATTATCAAACAACCTAATGTCAGCCTAATAGAAAAAACCATGATAAACCTATCCATGGTatcaaaaaacctaaaaaatcaaaatcaacccgaaataaaaaatcttctcgagttcatatatgttttttcacaaaatttaaaggtaaaaaaacacctaatatgaagTCCCATCATCAAATGGgaccatttgacacaaatattgACAGTTGTGGTGGTCTAATTTagtgtcaataatatttttctctatcTATCACTGAAATCCaacaacctctctctctctcctctcttaaaccatgaactaaaaaaaaaatatcaaaaatgagtttttgtaccaaaattaaattgaaaaaaaccttGAGGTGCCAAATATGTATAATTTTCAAAGTATGAGGACTAAGTTAAACTTTTTGTATGAATTTTGAAATCATTATCCATTTGTGGCGTCTTTTCTACTTTGATTtcctgtttttcaattttatccatagtcaacaaatttgatttaattgctATTAAATTTGGCCAAAAAAGTAgcaattacacaaaaaaaaatttgaaaattaaattataaaaaatataaacagtaAATCCATAATGAAATGTGAAGGGGTGCAAAATATAGGCTCAATAATACTCGTCCCACgcgttttagttttttacttaaaaataatcaacatgTACGTACTGAATTTTGcctaaaaagataataatcacatggaaataaatttaaggatgaatttaaaaaaaataaacaataaatttacaGTGAAACGTGGGAGGGTGAacgctttttagttttttacttataataGTAGATTCTCTTTCTACCTACGACGAGCATGTTCAAGCAAGTTAAGAATATTGAGGTGAAATACTAAAAACTTTATTAGTTTTGCAGTTGTAGATCAATTTAATGATACATGCAATATCAAAGGCAATGAAGATATTTAGAGGGcctgaaaaaaacattatgctcCTTTCATCCAATTCTCATACATGTAAAATTCTTGGTCTATAATTCTTTACAATATTTACACAGACAGCAATCACTACAGTCGGTGGCTGAAgctttgtttctttaaaaagtCTTGATCATGTCAGCTTGTTTTGAGATCGTCAGAGGGGCAGCTTTTTGAGATGGTGAAGGGTGAAAGAAGAGGCAGATGGCTGAGATATCATCCATGGCAATAcctcttttcttgttcttccaaGCACGAACTGCGCATTCCACTAGCCTTTTAGCTGATTTTTCCCTATCAGGTGTTGAAAAAACAACCTGCACTGCTTCCTGGTTAGAGATCACATCCCATACCTATGAAAAACAAGAggaaaaacacttcaaaattgTACAGATTCTTATTTGTTCACAAAGACACTAGAAATGCTGTAGAATTGCCATGAGAAGGACTACAATTCATTCTGCTATTTTTCTTATCGTCTCTCTTACTCTACACTAACCTGTAGTTTTACCTGCTCGAGATGTCAgcaaaaaatgcaaaaagaGAAGACTGAGGTGATACTTTTGTGATCATAAGAAAGATTGGAATCAAGAAAACACATACCCCATCAGTGGCTAAAATGACAAACTGGTCTCTGCTTGTGATGTTTCTTTGTGTCACGTCAGGCTCAGAAATGAGCCCAAAATCCTTTACACAGTGGTCGCCAAAGGCTCTGGATAATGCTAGTCCTGGAGTTTTACCATTTGGCATCCAGACCCTAAACACCCCGGGCTCGTCACGCAAACAAAACACTCTGCCATTGGACCTGGTTATTCGTTCAGCCTCCTCTGCAAGCAATATAAGCAGGGAAATAAATAATCAATGCTCATATCATTATGTATCTGTGCAGGAATATATAAATTGCGAGAGGAAAGGCCAGCTGACCTGGTAAATTAGGCTTAAAATCGATGGTAAGCTGAAGGGGCACCAAACAGCCATCATCATCAGTAGTTGCCAATACAGCCCGAGAATCACCAACATTTGTTATAACTAGATGCTCACCCTGAACACACCATTGCAACAAAAGTATCAGGCGAGATTTTAACTCATGATCAATAAGATTTTGATACCATATTAAAGAACCTACTCAGCTTAAAGCTGCTGTGTTAGTACTAGTACTAATAAGCACCATACCTGTTTAATGATTGTTAAAGCTGTAGAACCACTGCAAAAGGAATCAATCTCGGGATGCTGCTTAAGTTCGTGATCAATGGCAGCATAAGTTTTCAAGTAGGACTGCTTCCAAATATCAAACTGATGAAGGTTTCTATCTAAATCCATTTCGAAGTCCATGCCAAGCGACGTCAATGAAAGAGTTTCTTGCCATTTGCATAGCAATGAAGAGGGTACAGATTCTCTAACCCTTTTAGAAACAAAATGGCCCCATGGCCCATGCCCATCAAAAATCCCACAAAATATCATATCTTCTTGGCATCCAAATTCctgtttaaaaaagaaaatcaaaaccatgttgagcaattaatattcaatattaAGAATCGGCTAGAAACAATCCAAAAGGCTCCTATTTTACTCAAATCTTTTATGATGGTTTATGTTAAAAGTAGCCGTGCATGCATACCTCCCACACAACCAAGGAATCCTGATTAATTCCTTTCTGCCCTCTCTTGGAGCAGACTGAGGCAAAGTTACTTGACTTGTTAGACTTAACAATGCCCGAGGAACTCAACATCAACTCATTCTTCCTCGCATCCTTTGCCAATGCTTCTGCAGCTTCCCTTCCTGCATCTTTTCGAGAGTTTCTTCCTTTCTTGATTGATACTGTTCCAGCCAATCCATCGAGCAGAGATGGAAAAAGCACCATTGCTTCGACAACCTTATCATGCAACAAATCTCTTTATTTAACTTCACTGTAACTAAATAACTTCTAAAAGCACCTAATGATATGTTCTTATGCACGTTCTTTAGATACAAACTATCTTAAGAAAGGTGAGTTAGAAGAAGATCAAATTCTCTATGATCAtccaaaagtaaatataaaagagaagaagagaagtaaGAGGAAATTAAACCTCCAAAAATATGCTCTTTAATTTCGTTCACAAAAGGAATGATCAGCTAGTAGCCTGAAAGCTAAGACTTTAGCCTGATATCTCCTATCACCAGCCGGTATCTGACGTCACTCCGGCAACCCGAACCTGTATTGCTTGGATAATCAAAGGCTACTTGATGCTTATACTCCATTTAAATTTGTATATTCTTTCAACTTGCCAGTTCATACGTATGTGATTTATAGCCTTACAGCAACTGTGAGCTGCTTAGGAAATGGCCACCATGCCATTGTTCCATTGCTCCATGTCAAGCTCAAGTAATGGGCTCCTAGGATATTTCATGGGATGATTTTTCTTGGGACAACTCCTTGAGGTGATGACTTGCGTCATGGCCGGTTTGGACATTAATTCTTTTAGTTCATGCATGTCTATTGCTGATTAGATCAACAACATTAACATGCAATAGctagaatcaatttttttttcttcctttgagttttttcttttattcgaCAAATGAGTTGTTCTTTTTGATCAATTTGCTTATCcacaaactaaaaattattcTCTTACTTCGGTTAAAGGTATTTCTATGTGGAATCAAAGAGATTGAAAGAGATTATCTATGTGGGTTTGGTAATAGAAAACAGTTCTCCgttttcattttccattttcaatttttttttctagtttttcttttttaatagaaaattgaaaaacgtGTTTATTTGTGAAaactaagataatttttttcaccaaaaaattaagaaatatataaatattataactcttttcataacaaatcaaaaccataatttatattgtagaatattaattttatttcattcaaataaaaaactatcatgaaataattatattgtcaactaaaaagtcttttttatataagactagtaataaaaaataaatttacgaTACTAAATAAATGTAAGAAcctaagaaataataatttattatcacatttaacagttttaccgatagAATTTCCAGTCGGTATTTACACTACCATTCCACTGGTAAGAATTTTACTGACAGATTCATGGATGAAAACCGTCTGTCGgtaaatattttgttggtaatttcATTTCTGTCAGCATTTTtgtcgataaaaaaaaacaccaatgatTTTACAAACGGAAAATACGcgaaaaaaaatttacccactttaatataccgacggaatcattTCGTCAGTGATTGGTAgtgatatttattataaatttattccaACCCTCTATaaaataccgatgaaattatTTCGTCTGTGATGTAACAGTGTTGTAATGGCATATGAAGTAAATTGTTTCAAACTCTCTGGAAGATACTGACGGATTGTGTCCATCGGTATATCCatctataataattaaaaaatatatttcttaaaaaaatcttttgaacaataaaagaaaataattttaaaaaataaaattgtataaaattcaagtatgtaaaaacaaatttgaataatataaaatccaaatattcattacaaatttatatgttcaaataaaattaaactagaacaacGGCGgcgctggaggaggaggaggaggctcgCCATTCCCGGGATCAAATAGTCAAAAAAGAGGGCACACACATATCACTCATCTATGATCTCATGTCTCTGATCATGCGGTAAAGTTCTTCAAAATCCGTCGAgagtcattcatattttttggTGAGATGGGTTGTATGTTCTTGCAAGGCTGCGAACTCTTGAAACTAGATGCTCGATACCAATTatgagctcccaacggttgagacattATGGGCCGTCCGCAAGTTCTCAGTAGTAATGTTGGAGAGTTTGTACACCCGATTTCGATCGAGTCCATCAGACGATCCTGCCTCCATCCATAAATCCAGATCAAAATCCGGGTGGGTTGAAGGATCATCCTGGTGTCTCTTCCTCAACCGACTGTTATATGTCTCCtggaaataaaaactaaaattatcaaattcaattcaagaaagtAATAACTTACGAcagaaaatggttgaacaaacataccataaAGTGTTGAGTGTGATTGTCGATGAACTATTACACCCCTTTTTGGTGGTCTTCACTCCGCATGTGCGTCTCCATAAAAAGCTCTATTAGGCTCGACTCATGTTTAAGAGCCATagcttgtaagaaaaaaatattgcaagttaaatatatttataaataacaataaattaattaaagatagatgTGATTcgaattaatcttaccatctgctTTGCATGCGAAACGAAAGGAACAAAGCCGTCGGTATGCGTGGTAACCGAGTCGTGAATTAGCCTGTTCCGGTACCCTGCACTGGACTACAAGCGTCGTGTGAAACGCTCGGATGTCACGTGCCGAATATATTCCACCCATGTATCCTCCGGGATGTATGGCGGcctgaaatccttccaaaccaTCACGTCATTCCAGCTTAGTAGAGCGTTTCTCTagcatattttttagcttttttttgcatctcataccaaaaatcatgcaaacTACATGATACAAACGTATTCTATATGAGTTAATgacaactaaaattttaatatttaaaataaaaaataattatcatattgTTTTCATTGTTACCTAGTTGTAGCATGATTCACCCAAACCTTCCTCGCAACATTGTCATTTTCTCTATCCCATTCAAATTTATCCttgcattaaaaatttataaaaaataaatcaataatataaataaagtaaatgaatttacataaaaaataattaaaattttaagttaacactAACCTTAAATCTTGTAAACTATGCATCGACATGATGTTTTCAATCAGGATATTTGAAAACCTGattccattgaaacaatgaaatctCTATTAACGATTTAAACACCGATGTTATCACTCGAGtgacctcaatgtttgtaaaccttaAAATCGATAAAATGAATGTAATATTAATtgttcataaattgttaaacacaaactaactcaaagcaaaacaaacttacattgaaaggtcgtccttccaatATACCTCGTACTTACGGGTGAATGGATCCCGCTATGAAGGAACATCGCCTCTACGTTATGGAACAACACTTGAAGAGGCAACATCATGAGTCGACGCATGTGCCTCTTCTTGGTCAGCATCTAATGACACGTTGTCAtcatcgctgctagaagaactagctgcgatCATGTGCTCACAAAGTGCAGTTGATTTTTCTCtatgcatctacacaaatttgatgaatatttacataattaatttcatttaaaaaaaaattaacagcacCTCCTCTATACTAGAAACTACCCAGAATTTTCAATCCtgcaaatatacaaaatatatgcCACAATCCAgttgattttactttatttCTACCAACAATTTTggattattcaattttatctcattttcaatgtgataatatttttaatcctaaattgacaagaattttttgtaattaaatttaatcctatttattcaattaacatttatactacaaatttgacaataacaattaaaattcaacaaaacaataaaacattattgcaatgtagagaataaaatagaaaaaacaattaatcctatatattcaattaacatttatactacaaatttaacaataacaattaaaatttaacaaacataataaaacattacTGCAATGTAGACaataaaacaggaaaaaaattaatcttgtatattcaattaacatttatactacaatttaataataacaattaaaattcaacaaacacaagaaaacattattgcaatgtagaaaaaaaaaatacaaaaaaaaatataagctttaggaatgaaaaatgcttaccttaatgaCATGCTTAATTTCAGAGTTTATCTACgtgtgatataaaaaataaaatacattgttaataaaccaaagaaaagaagaaaaaaaaatacatcaaaagaTTCACCATATATACTTGTTGATTGTGTTAAGAGGAAAAACCTTACATTCTACTTGAAGATGTTGAGACAGGAGAGGATTGAAAGAGTGAGAGTATAGAGAATAGTGTGAGAATTGAGAGAGTGAGAGTTTGTGAGAGAATGAGAGAATTGAGAAAATGAAGTTCTAGTGTCATCGCTGGGTTTTTATACCTTGTTTTTACCTACGGAATCATCAacgatatataaaataattttatttttaattaatctgttGGTTATTCCCATGGTAAATtcactttgaaatttttatttcgcattaaaattttcaaaaaactcaAGATTTTTGGCAGTCTATCTACGATTTCGTCGATAAAAAAGTTAACAATACACAATAAGAGATGCATTAATTAACAAGGCATTGGAATTCGCAGTCCGTCATAATTGCCTTGGAAACCTAACACTCACTCAATGCACTTTAATTGACATCACTGACATGAGAAGGGGAACAATTTCCTTTACCTCTTGAATACATTGACAAACAAGATCCATTGGTGTTTTGGATGGTATTTCCCTTGATGTTATTGACTGTGAACAGTGCTAGGAGGAGGGGAACAATTCTCTTCGCCTCTTGAATACACCGACGAACACAAACCGTCGGTGTTTCCATCGGTGTGATGCACAGTGAACAGTGTCAGGGGGGACAGTTCCCTTTGCCTCTGGAATACACCGACGATTTGTGTTTGTCGGTGTTTCCATCGATGTACTGCACAATGAACAATGTCTGGGGGAGGGGAACAGTTCCCTTCGCCTCTAGAATACACCGACGGACACAAACCATCGGTGAGTGCACAGTGAATGATGCCAAATATTCCCTATCTATTCATCATGTAAatactgaaattgaaagttgctcgcacaacacaataacagaAGTTcacataacaataataaaataaatacttcttTGTGAGAATTTCGTTaataagttctctttcagcatgttcccttcaagtaaaatgcttctcgtccATTCAACAATTTTGTCATAACTGGCCTCACTTAACCCATAATCCGATTTGATAGTAAACACCTATACAACGCcagataatttactgtgatttgtgcagccatcctataatggttcgtcagaatctttcagaagatcaaaaaaccttgcagcatctgcattaggttcttcatctatgattggacattgaccaGCATGACCCCGATTCATTCTCATCATACCCATAACCATaatcctataaggattactgttTTTAGTTTCAACTCTATGCacattgctagcactagaagttgacccaaccatcctttctaccatggtctcGTGAGGAACAAATGGTTCttcatgtgcataccaacacaagtattCCTCCATACACCTTTCATGTAGAAGATGTAttgttacaacatctggatcgagaaactttttatttttacacctcttacatggacacctaataccgcttCCACTAATATTTATTGGAATAGATAttgcgtaattaataaaaccctgaacctcattacaataattcatcctccgcaatccttgaagtgaatctcgatacatcaaTAAACGATCATCCATAACTTCTATCGAAccaatatatatcaaaaaatgaTGACAacaatatgtattaattaactacattAAGTAAATAATCAACCTACTTTCATacttctcttaattcattatcaattatctacgtaGATACAAATTTGCACACattaatttacagaaattacaactcggcaatgaaattgacaaaatataaaacggaCCGTTAAACAAGCCattatttatatcatcacaACACACCTAAGTAGGTAATTCGAtataagtttcaacaatttacaaataaatataattttacaaaatttaaaacaaaccgTAACATCTACAAAATCATGTATccatacaacaagtttgtttgagaaaaaacaataaaacaagtaaacacccaaacaaaatacatatgctacaaaaatatgcaatagaaaaattgacatttcaaaattgtgtttaaattttttaaaaaatgatagatttacttccttaaaatgaaaaacttgCAATAAAAGTGCTACTGTGACTGGGAAGGTCGAGTAAGGATAAGTTGTGTTGATATTGGATGGGGGAGGGGTCTGTTTGTTAGTTGCATATTAGGGGGGGTTGTTTAGTTGTagaggggaagaaggagaaatagaggaggGGAGGGACGACGACCAggtcatatattaactattaccgatgaaatgtttttatttttcattttgtcgGCAATTCTGTCAGTATAAGTGACACGTCACTGTATGATTTTCCCTGTTTGAATCCAACTGTAATTCAATCggtaaaaatatcaataaaaaattacatgtcatcgtacttttttttgttttttaaattccttTTATTCCGACTGAGATTGTCTCGGTATTTACCGACAtaaatattccatcggtaaataccgacggagTTAGCGATGAAAtaaattcagtcggtaaatatCACCCCAAGATAtcgatggattttttttatcggtAATTTCATTTGTATTCATAGAATTTCTAGTAGTGATTTAACTCTTTATATTGCTGAAAAGTGCTTgtatatagaagaaaaaaaattgtattgttcatggcttttcttaatttaaaaaacaatgaaaaacttGTACAAGAAAGCTGTGAAgaatctttaaaatatattttctgaaaaacaaaagggtAGTTTTTGGGTGAAGAAATATTATATCTCaacaaaaactttcaattttttttaactcgagttttttattaaaaaaaaactcatgcttTTATAGAAGttgaatccaaaacaataaagtgaaaaagatgctcatttattaattaactacacatgtcaaactttaatattgttttattttattaatttaactcaCAATCAATCACATCTTCAAATCAACTTACACGtcaacaaagctaaattttgtTGAACGGTCTAGCAATTTTTCTAAACAATAGAA includes:
- the LOC112323262 gene encoding probable protein phosphatase 2C 41 codes for the protein MVLFPSLLDGLAGTVSIKKGRNSRKDAGREAAEALAKDARKNELMLSSSGIVKSNKSSNFASVCSKRGQKGINQDSLVVWEEFGCQEDMIFCGIFDGHGPWGHFVSKRVRESVPSSLLCKWQETLSLTSLGMDFEMDLDRNLHQFDIWKQSYLKTYAAIDHELKQHPEIDSFCSGSTALTIIKQGEHLVITNVGDSRAVLATTDDDGCLVPLQLTIDFKPNLPEEAERITRSNGRVFCLRDEPGVFRVWMPNGKTPGLALSRAFGDHCVKDFGLISEPDVTQRNITSRDQFVILATDGVWDVISNQEAVQVVFSTPDREKSAKRLVECAVRAWKNKKRGIAMDDISAICLFFHPSPSQKAAPLTISKQADMIKTF